Below is a window of uncultured Ilyobacter sp. DNA.
TTTTCTTTTAAGTCAAAAGATGAAGTGAAAAGTACTGTTTTAAATCCCAATTTTTCCGCGCTTATAATATTTTCCTCTGTATCATCAATAAATATTGACTCAGATGGGTTTATTCCATATCTACTGACTAATTTATTATAAATTTCATTTTCTGGTTTCAGTAGATTTTCTCTGTATGAAACTATCCCTCCGTTGAAATTTCTAAAAAAGTCATATTTCTTGGAGACCTTTTCAAATGCTAACAAATGAAAATTAGATAAAAAATATATTTTATATTCCTGAAGTTTTAATTCTTTTAAAATATTTACAACATCTTCCATTGGGGTAAGTATTTCATACCAGTTATTCATCACTTCTCTTATAAGTTGATCATTTTCTGGATTTCTGTCACATATCTTGTTAATTGCCTCCTTCTCGGTAATTACTCCCCTATCGAGCATAATCCATTCATTACTTTTAAATACCTCTTGGTAAATTTTATAGGCTCTTTGTCTATCAGGAATATTTTTGTATGTATATTCTAAAGGCTCAAAATTAAACAATACTCTCCCTAAATCAAATATAATGTTTTTTATCATAAGTGCCCCTCCTTTTTACCATCTTTTATAGAACACAACCACCACTCAACATAGAAGATAAAACTCGTTTAATATCCTTTGTATTTACTTAAGCATATGTAATTCAAAAAGTTTTAATCTAGTTGTGCTCTATCTCGTCAGGGATGAATCCCTTATACTGAGCCTCGTACAGAGAGCTGTATATTCCCTTTTCCTCTAGCAGCTCCTCATGGGTGCCGATCTCCTGTATCCCATCTTTGTTGATTACAATAATCTCATCTGCGTGTTTGATCGTAGTGAGACGGTGGGCAATAATAAGGCTCGTTCTTCCCTTTGATAATTTTTCCAAAGATTTTTGAATCTTAAACTCAGTTTCATTATCAAGGGCTGAAGTGGCCTCATCTAGTATCAGTATAGGGGGATTTTTAAGGAATACCCTGGCAATACTTATCCTTTGCTTTTGACCTCCAGAAAGCTTTATCCCTCTTTCCCCCACATCGGTTTCATAACCTTTTTCCAGACTCATAATAAAGTCATGAATTTCTGCATTTTTAGCCGCCTGGATCATCTCTTCTTCTGCGGCATTTATATTTCCGTAGATTATATTATCTCTGATTGTTCCTGCAAATAAGAAGACATCTTGGGAAACCAAACCAATATTTTTCCTCAGGCTGTTGATTTTTATATCTTTGATATTGATATCATCAATGGAAATCTCTCCCGAGTCCACTTCATAGAATCTAGGGATCAGATGACATAAAGTCGTTTTCCCTCCCCCAGAAGGCCCTACAAGGGCGATTACTTTCCCAGGTTCTATATTCAGATTAATATCAGAGATTATATTGTGATTTTCATTATAGGCAAAGGTAACATTTTTGAAATTTATCTTTCCCTTGCAGTTGTCTAGCTCTACGGCATCTTCACTATCTTTGATGAGAGGTTCTATAGCCATAATTTCATTAAATCTTGCAAATCCTGTCATCCCTGATTCAAATTGCTGAACAGAATTGGTCAGCCTTCTTATGGGAACTAGAAAAGCATTGGTGTATAAAGTAAAGGCAACTAAATCTGGAAAATTCATCTTCCTCTGGTAAATAAGGAACCCTCCTAATCCTAGAACTACTATATTTAAAAGATTTATAAAAAAATGCATACCGCCCATAAAAACAGCCATCTGCATATAGGCGTCGTTCTTTGAGTTTTTAAATAGCACATTGCTTTCGTTAAATTTGTTGATCTCATGCTCTTCATTTGCAAATGATTTTGATACCCTTATTCCCGAGATACTGCTCTCAAGCTGTGCATTTACGCCTGATATTTTTTCTTTTACTTTTTTAAATCCCTGTGACATTTTTTTTCTTCTTTTTACTGCGAAAAAAACCATAATTGGTACAACTGTATATACTCCTAGAGCCAGCTGCCAATTAAGAGCCAGCATGGCAAAGAAAGATCCTATAAGCATCAGTGCCGAAAGAAAAACATCCTCAGGGACATGATGGGCCATCTCTGTCATCTCATTGAGATCATTGACCATTCTAGACATTATATGCCCTACTCTCGTCTTATCATAAAAACGAAAGGAAAGTTTCTGAAGGTGTAAAAACAGTTCTTTTCTTAAGTCGTACTCGATTCTTATTCCTAGAATATGACCCCAGTAATCATTTACAAACTGAAAAAACACCCTTAAAACATATAAGCCCAGCAAAACCAATACAAAAATAAAATAACCTCTAAACTCATTTCTCGGTAGAAGATCATTTAATGCATATTTTGCCAGCATTGGATAAGCCAGATCAATAAATGCCACAAAAAAAGCACAGACCATATCAATCATAAAAAGCCTTTTGTGAGGCTTATAAAATTCCCCGAATTCTTTAACCATAGAAAAATCAAACTTCATCTTATTCCTCCGTTATATAAAACT
It encodes the following:
- a CDS encoding ABC transporter ATP-binding protein; the encoded protein is MKFDFSMVKEFGEFYKPHKRLFMIDMVCAFFVAFIDLAYPMLAKYALNDLLPRNEFRGYFIFVLVLLGLYVLRVFFQFVNDYWGHILGIRIEYDLRKELFLHLQKLSFRFYDKTRVGHIMSRMVNDLNEMTEMAHHVPEDVFLSALMLIGSFFAMLALNWQLALGVYTVVPIMVFFAVKRRKKMSQGFKKVKEKISGVNAQLESSISGIRVSKSFANEEHEINKFNESNVLFKNSKNDAYMQMAVFMGGMHFFINLLNIVVLGLGGFLIYQRKMNFPDLVAFTLYTNAFLVPIRRLTNSVQQFESGMTGFARFNEIMAIEPLIKDSEDAVELDNCKGKINFKNVTFAYNENHNIISDINLNIEPGKVIALVGPSGGGKTTLCHLIPRFYEVDSGEISIDDINIKDIKINSLRKNIGLVSQDVFLFAGTIRDNIIYGNINAAEEEMIQAAKNAEIHDFIMSLEKGYETDVGERGIKLSGGQKQRISIARVFLKNPPILILDEATSALDNETEFKIQKSLEKLSKGRTSLIIAHRLTTIKHADEIIVINKDGIQEIGTHEELLEEKGIYSSLYEAQYKGFIPDEIEHN
- a CDS encoding HAD family phosphatase, which gives rise to MIKNIIFDLGRVLFNFEPLEYTYKNIPDRQRAYKIYQEVFKSNEWIMLDRGVITEKEAINKICDRNPENDQLIREVMNNWYEILTPMEDVVNILKELKLQEYKIYFLSNFHLLAFEKVSKKYDFFRNFNGGIVSYRENLLKPENEIYNKLVSRYGINPSESIFIDDTEENIISAEKLGFKTVLFTSSFDLKEKLLGYNCF